A single genomic interval of Epinephelus fuscoguttatus linkage group LG22, E.fuscoguttatus.final_Chr_v1 harbors:
- the LOC125882918 gene encoding tetraspanin-9 — MARGCICCVKYMLFLFNLLFWLGGCGLLGVGVWLSVSQGSFATLSPSFPSLSAANVIIALGTVVMVTGFLGCLGAIKENKCLLLSFFIVLLIILLAELILLILFFVYTDQVSENAKRDLKEGLVLYNTDNNAGLRDAWNTIQGEWRCCGVTNHNDWYTALHENVVPDRCCQQVFPGCGRNASNTFWTRGCYEKVEEWLDDNKHLLGTIAMCVLVIQLLGMAFSMTLYQQIHRAGKKYEA; from the exons ATGGCTCGTGGTTGCATCTGCTGCGTTAAATACATGCTCTTCCTCTTCAACCTGCTCTTCTGG ctgGGTGGGTGTGGATTGTTGGGTGTGGGCGTGTGGCTGTCAGTGTCTCAGGGCAGCTTTGCCACCTTGTCACCCTCCTTCCCATCGCTCTCCGCCGCCAACGTCATCATCGCCCTGGGCACCGTTGTCATGGTGACAGGTTTCCTGGGTTGCCTGGGTGCCATCAAGGAGAACAAGTGCCTACTGCTGAGT ttttttattgttctgttgaTCATCCTCTTGGCCGAACTTATCCTCCTCATCCTGTTCTTTGTCTACACCGACCAG GTGAGTGAAAATGCCAAGCGGGACCTGAAAGAAGGACTCGTTCTGTACAACACAGATAACAACGCCGGCCTGAGGGACGCATGGAACACCATACAGGGAGAg TGGCGATGTTGTGGTGTGACCAACCACAATGACTGGTACACTGCCCTGCATGAGAACGTGGTTCCTGACCGCTGCTGCCAGCAGGTTTTCCCAGGCTGTGGGCGCAACGCCTCCAACACCTTCTGGACAcgg ggttGCTATGAGAAGGTGGAGGAGTGGCTGGATGACAACAAACACCTTTTGGGAACCATtgccatgtgtgtgttggtcatACAG CTCCTTGGTATGGCTTTCTCGATGACGCTTTATCAACAGATTCACCGAGCAGGAAAGAAGTACGAAGCCTGA